The stretch of DNA GGGGAAATAAAGATCAATACCCGTAAACCCGTCCTTCCATTTTATCGATTATAACTTTCCAGGGTAACACGTCATCCACGGAAGGTTTGCTGAAAGCGAACGGTTTTTCGGAATAGTTTTTCATGAGTATCTCCAGGGCGCTAACCTTGGCATCATAATCTTCAATAAATTCAACCTTTCCATAGACAAGAACGCTCCGGTACTTCATTCCCCAGCTACAGGCAACCTCTTCATTAACGTAACGAAGAACATGATCAGTGCTGAAAACCACGCAAACACGGTTGTTGTTCTTCAGGATGTCGATCTTTTTTCCCGCTTTCGCTGAATGGAGATACAGAATCCCATCCTGGAAGCCAAAATTGAAAGGCAATACATAAGGTTCGCTGTTGGCGTCAACCATTCCTACATAACAAACATTGCAACCGGCAATGATCTTCTCCATCTCCTCTTTCTGAATGACAGCGCGGCTTCTCATCGTTTAGATGTTTAAAAGAGCAGTATTGGTAATTCTTTCAAGCAAATAGGTTATAACCGACAGAATGATGCTGAAAACCAATGCCCACCAGAAACCGTTAACTTTAAAGCCCGGAACGATCGCACCTGCCAGCAAGATGATCAGCGCATTGATCACAAGTAAGAAGAGCCCTAAGGTTATAAAAGTGATTGGTATAGAGAGAAACACCAGGATGGGACTTACAAAAGTATTTAGTAAAGCCAGGACGAGCGCCACAAGAAGTGCGTTTAAGAAGCTTTTTACCTGGATTCCCGGGAGAATGTAAGCGGCTAAAAGTACTGCCACTGCCGATAATAAAACTTGAATGATAAAATGCATAGGTTAATGTTTTGGTTTGTGTGCTAAAATTAAGGAAATAATTTAAAATGAGTATCGGGAATGATTAAAATCAGGTTACTTGTTTCATGGTTTCAGGCTGCAGGTAGTCTGGGTGTGGGTCCTGAGTGATGAGTTGTCGCTTTCGCTTGCAACTTGCAACCTGTAACCTGTAACTTGTAACTTTTTGTTAATGTTTCCCGATACTCATTAAATTTAATCCTGTCAGTGCCCGATATAAAATGAATTAAAATTCACAGAAAATAGCAGGTCATATCGGACGTCTTGTCTTTCAATAAGATAGGAACAGCGTAGTCCCAGTTCTATTGGTGCCAGGAAGCGGAAAATATGCATATCCCCTGTCAATTCAAGCCCGGTGGAGGAATAAATATCCTGCTGCCCCTGTTGACGGTTCCAGGATTGGTCATAAAACAAGCCAAGTTTGACTCTTTGCAGGTAGAAGATAGGCCCTGCGCTTAAATCCGGATAGAAAAGGGGCAAGGCGTAGGTGGAACGCAGGCAGATGGCCTCATAAGGATTTAGGTTGGAGTAACCCCTGGGAAAAAGGATAAGGTCGGAGTAATTATAGTATCCTGTTTTGGTTTCCTGGTAAGCACCACTGACACGGATTCCATGATTTTTCATGATACCGGGCATATAAAGTGTGAGGGTGCCGCCTGCAACGGAACTGATGATATCGTCAAAAGGGGTGTAATAATAGCGCAGATCAAGGGTTTGTCCCCAGCGTGGGTAGATCTGTCGTGTTGATTTTTTCAGGTTATGGTATGCATATAATCCGAATCCCAAGGATGAAATATCATCTTTGCGGAATTGAACCGGGCTGTTTTCTTCCATGTTCCTGAATATCATGCTATACGATACAAATGGCTGTATTCCTTTATAATACTTTCCGCTTGTCAGGTCAAGCGGGATGCGAACTCTGGCTCCTATGCCGGTTTCCTGCCAATGATATGTTATGTTATTCCCGTTCAGAGGGTATTCATCGTGTCGCCTGCCATAGGAAGCCTGCAGGTCAATCACAGGGTAAAAGCCCTGATAGCTGCAATCAAGATAGAATTTGCCGGTTTGTTCGTTAACATCCCACGAATAACCGGCTTCCAGAATGCTTGTACTCAGAAGGTTTTGAGAGAGTACCGATACGCCGGGCCGGATATCTCTTGTAGTTGCGCTGATACTGAGCGGAGCCCAGCTGTGTATGTGAAATAAATGAGGGAATCTTCTGAAACGTTTTATTTCATAGGTTGAATCAGGAATGTTGGTTTTATCCAGATTAAAATTTTCCTGTGAAACAATACTTTCATACAAACGGATATTGTTGTTTTCAATAATGTCAAGGCTTTTATCCAGGAATTCGTCGGGATGAATACTCCCGATCCTGTATCCTCCTGCCGTATAGGTTGAAAAGATCAGGGTTTCATCAGAGCCCTCAGGAGCGACATAACTACAGCCATAAGGTGCCGAAGTGATCATGGTGATCTTTTTCTCTTCAGGATCCAGGAAGAAAATATTGGCTATTCCTGAATAAGATGCAGTAAAATGCCATCCCTTTCCGGCAGCCGCCGGGTTGCTTATCTCGCTGAATCCCGCTATGAGGAGCGTGTCGGTTTGACCGTTGTTCAGGGAAATTGAGATCATGGTTTTTCCCTCATTACCCAGAAGTATGGTGCAAATTCTTTTCCCGTCCCTGCTCCATGCCGGTGTCATAGGTAATACAGGGTATTCCCAGCTAAACCGCTGCAGCACTTTTGCCGTGTTGACATCCAGGATTACCAGCGAGTAGCCATTTTCAGGATCTGTCTCAACAGCCGCAATCCTGCCTGCTTCGGGCGAAAGAGCGGGTGCGAAATATCTTGTTTGCCCTGTAAGTTTTCTGGTTTTTCCCGACTTTATATCCAGTATTTTGATTTCGGCATATTCGCGGTTGGTCCAGCGGGGATCGGTCTTCTTTTCCGACCAGCATAACAAGCCCTGTGACCAGGAAAGGGATTCGGTAAATATCCGGCCCGGGGTATGAATGATGGTTTCTTTGCCTTCTTTATCAATCTTTATAATCCTGGTAATATCCTGTATCCCGGAACGGATTGCATAGATATTCCCTTCATCATCTCTGACCGGATGAAGGTAATCGGTATAAAACCGGGGGGCCTTTCCGTGGATATGAATGGGTGTCAGCTTAGTATTCTCAGCCTGTTCTTTCCATTCTGACTGCAATGTAAAAAGGCTTTGCCGGTAGAACTCCATTTTTTTCAGTCCGCTTGTTTTCCTTATTCCTCGCGAGAAAGGAGTGATCATCCAGGGTTTCCGTGCCGTGGTGGTAAGGGCTGATTGCCAGATTTCCGGTCCGTAGCTTTTTCGTCCCATGGCCACCAGGAAGTATCCCAGTTCATATTGATTGGGAACGCGATCGCGATAAGTGCCAAATACCGCTTTATCGTAAGGGAATATTCCCTTTTCCAGGAGTTGTGTTCTGAGGATCATTTCAAAGGAGGGATCCCGGCCGCGGCCGGAGCTGCTCAATGCGGTTTCGGAGCATATGGCATCCCCTTCGAGGAACCAGAAAGGGATATAAAGACCCATGACCCCTGCAATTCCCTGTTGTCCGAACAACCAGGAGATGCCTTTGGTAAAGCCCTGGTTTATCATGGTGATCTGGGCAATATGACGGTATTCGTGGAGGGCCAGTTGCCGTATCCAGGGTTGAGCATATGAATCCTGCGGAGGGGTGCAGTAAAACTCCATCCTTAAGGGAGCCGGCACCGCGAAGGCATTGGAGGTTGCCATATAATTATGCATCAACAACCATGTATTCCTGGGTCTTCGGCCAAGCGAAGCGTACACGGCGTTACAGGATGCTTCCAGGGTGTTGGCTGTATTCAGGGCAAGGGGTTGGTAGTTTTGAGGGAAAACGATGCGGTAGTTTTCCGTCCTTATCTGGTACCACCGTGTTGAAAACGGCTCCTGCCCGGAAATAAAATATTGTGAATATGCTTTCATCATTGGGAAAGCAAAGAGAAGAAGGATAATGACAGACCGGATAAGGGATGGTTTCATGGCGTCTGCCAAAGATAAATATTTTAATTACCTGTCAGGTTTTCTTCGAACCAGTTCCATAGAGAATCATGCGGGGTGGGAGCAGTGATGATCAGAGGTTCTTTTCTGACAGGATGGATAAATTCTACACTGCGGGCATGCAAATGAATAGAACCGTCGCTGTTCGATCGCGGGAATCCGTATTTCAGGTCACCTTTCACCGGGCAGCCGATCTCTTTGAGTTGCACTCTGATCTGGTGATGTCTTCCTGTATGGAGCAAGATCTCCAGGAGGTAATAATTCTGGCTTTGCCCCAGGATGCGGTAATCCAGTTCGGCTTTAAGCCTTCCCGGGCCTTCCCTCGGGTAGGCAAACGACATATTTTTCTCTTCGTTCTTGATAAGGTAATGAACCAGTTTACCTTCCGGGGAAGGAGGCGGGTTTTGGACAACGGCCCAGTATGTTTTACGTATATCCCGTGTACGAATGAGATTGTTAAGCCGGGTAAGGGCCTTGCTGGTGCGGGCAAACATAACCACGCCGCTAACCGGCCGGTCGAGACGGTGCACAACTCCCAGGAAAACATCACCCGGTTTATTGTATTTAACGGCGATATAATCTTTTACCTTTTCGCTTAAGGGTTTATCGCCGGTTTTATCGCCCTGCACAATGTCGGATGGCCTTTTGTTAACGGCAATAATATGGTTATCTTCAAAAAGAATATCCTGTTCCGTTATTAATTCAGGTGTTCCCGGTATCATACCTGGCTTGGAAGGATCAGTATTGTTCGCGTTCATTCGGGAAATCGAGCTCTTTGACGTCTTTTATGTATGCCCTTACCGATCCCTTGATTTCTTCATTAAGGTTATGGTATCTTCTCAGGAAACGGGGGGAGAATTTCTGTGTGATGCCAAGCATATCGTGAAGGACAAGAACCTGCCCGTCTACTTCCGGGCCGGCCCCGATACCAATGATGGGCACTTTTGTTTCCTGTGCCACTCTGCCGGCAAGTTTAGCAGGGATCTTTTCCAGGATAATGGAAAAACACCCGGTATTTTCAAGCAAGTGTGCATCTTCGATGAGTTTTTCGGCTTCCCTGTCTTCCGTAGCCCTTACGACATAAGTCCCGAATTTATGGATAGACTGAGGAGTAAGTCCCAGATGTCCCATGACCGGTATCCCTGCTGATAATATCCTTTCGATGGATTCGGCAATTTCCTTTCCTCCCTCCAGTTTTACTGCATTGGCGCCCGATTCCTTCATGATGCGTATGGCTGAGGAAAGAGCTTCCTTGGAATTCCCCTGGTAAGTACCAAAAGGGAGGTCAACCACAACCAAAGCCCTGGTAACTGCCCGCATGACAGATGATGCATGGTATATCATTTCGTTGAGCGTAATCGGGAGTGTGGTCGTGTGCCCTGCCATTACATTGGAAGCTGAGTCTCCAACCAGGATCACATCTATCCCTGCTTCATCCAGCAGTCTTGCCATGGAATAATCATAGGCGGTCAGCATGGCAATCTTTTCACCTTTGAGCTTCAATTCCTGAAGTACGTGGGTGGTTATTTTTGTATAATTGCTTTTTGGGATCATCTTGAGTGTAATAAATGACTATCAATTGAGTTACAAAAGTAAAACATTAATGTAAAAAAACACGATAACAATTTGAGGATTAAACCTGATTGGTCTTTTTTAGTCCAAGTTAGAACAAAATAATTACTTTTGCTCAGTAATCTGAAAACCATGAAAAAGTATACTATCCATTTTCTGTTGCTTCTCACCCTGGCTTTGGCAGTTTCCTGTGAAGATGACATTGACCTTAATGCCGATTACAAAAATATCACCATAGTTTACGGACTACTTGATCCTGTTGCAGATACGAATTTTATCAGGGTTAACAAAGCCTTTCTGGGAGGCGATGCCTATGCCAATATCCTTATTCCCGATTGCACACAATACAGTCAGGAACTGGATGTCAGGATTACTGCTTTTCTGGGAAATAGTCAGCAGGGTGATCCCATTGTTTTCAGCAGGATGAACCGGTATATTTATTATTCCCTTGCTCCTCTGAATGACGATTTCCGGTACAAGCTGGAAATTGATGTTGAAGGAAACAAGATTACAAGCGAAACGGGTATTGTTGTTAGCTTTGGGATGTCCAAGCCTCCTCGTGCAAGCTGGACTCCTCCCCAATTCTCCACCGAGGTAAATTACAGACGTGGCTTTAATCAGGAGATTGTATGGGATATTGAAGATAATGCCCAGAAATACGAGGCCCAGATTGAGTTTGTGTTTAATGAAGTTTTGACTGATAATACCGTCAG from Bacteroidota bacterium encodes:
- a CDS encoding phage holin family protein, with amino-acid sequence MHFIIQVLLSAVAVLLAAYILPGIQVKSFLNALLVALVLALLNTFVSPILVFLSIPITFITLGLFLLVINALIILLAGAIVPGFKVNGFWWALVFSIILSVITYLLERITNTALLNI
- a CDS encoding RNA pseudouridine synthase, yielding MIPGTPELITEQDILFEDNHIIAVNKRPSDIVQGDKTGDKPLSEKVKDYIAVKYNKPGDVFLGVVHRLDRPVSGVVMFARTSKALTRLNNLIRTRDIRKTYWAVVQNPPPSPEGKLVHYLIKNEEKNMSFAYPREGPGRLKAELDYRILGQSQNYYLLEILLHTGRHHQIRVQLKEIGCPVKGDLKYGFPRSNSDGSIHLHARSVEFIHPVRKEPLIITAPTPHDSLWNWFEENLTGN
- a CDS encoding DUF4249 family protein, with protein sequence MKKYTIHFLLLLTLALAVSCEDDIDLNADYKNITIVYGLLDPVADTNFIRVNKAFLGGDAYANILIPDCTQYSQELDVRITAFLGNSQQGDPIVFSRMNRYIYYSLAPLNDDFRYKLEIDVEGNKITSETGIVVSFGMSKPPRASWTPPQFSTEVNYRRGFNQEIVWDIEDNAQKYEAQIEFVFNEVLTDNTVRPRSIIWLTATRNLQPGYEMTVTYSNDLFYTVIQNTTIYNDPAEEDKVVKRVPHRVIYSVSAAAPDLATYIDANQPIQTVVEYRPDYTNVVNGYGIFSSRTRDTLHKYLHRDTRKNLSELPGTKFEFIPQ
- a CDS encoding pyridoxamine 5'-phosphate oxidase family protein, with amino-acid sequence MRSRAVIQKEEMEKIIAGCNVCYVGMVDANSEPYVLPFNFGFQDGILYLHSAKAGKKIDILKNNNRVCVVFSTDHVLRYVNEEVACSWGMKYRSVLVYGKVEFIEDYDAKVSALEILMKNYSEKPFAFSKPSVDDVLPWKVIIDKMEGRVYGY
- the panB gene encoding 3-methyl-2-oxobutanoate hydroxymethyltransferase, with protein sequence MIPKSNYTKITTHVLQELKLKGEKIAMLTAYDYSMARLLDEAGIDVILVGDSASNVMAGHTTTLPITLNEMIYHASSVMRAVTRALVVVDLPFGTYQGNSKEALSSAIRIMKESGANAVKLEGGKEIAESIERILSAGIPVMGHLGLTPQSIHKFGTYVVRATEDREAEKLIEDAHLLENTGCFSIILEKIPAKLAGRVAQETKVPIIGIGAGPEVDGQVLVLHDMLGITQKFSPRFLRRYHNLNEEIKGSVRAYIKDVKELDFPNEREQY